The DNA region GCGAGGGTCCGCGGCGCGGCCGCCGCGATGGGTCAGGGGGCCGGGCGGGCGCCGCCCGGTCAGTAAAACTAACGGTCGTCGGGTCAGTAGAACGAGCGGGCGCTGGCCTTCCACTCCTCGCCCTTCCGCACGTCCTTCGGCCAGCGGCTCCGGCCCATGGACTTCATCCGAGCCGCGAGCTTCCATGCGTCGGCCCGTTCTTCCTCGTCGCGCTCGGCGGCCGCCGCGGCCGCCGCGACCTGGCGGTCGTGGAGGTGCGCGCCGACCGCCGAGGCGATGGCCGCGGCCTCGGCCGCGTCGGCGTCTGCGGGGATCGACAGCGACACTTCCTCGCCGTCGACTGTGAGCGCCACCGTCTCGCCACTCGACCCGTCGCCGGACCCGTCGGCGGTCGGGTCGGCGTCCGATGCCTCGCCGTCGGAGAGTGCTGTGTCGGCCATTACAGTGGGATGTTGCCGTGGTCTTTCGGCGGGCTGTCCTCGCGCTTGCGCTCCAGCATCTCCAGGTCGCTGATCAGGCGCTTGCGCGTGTCCTTCGGTTCGATCACGTCGTCGAGATAGCCCCGCCTGGCGGGCCCGTAGGGGTGGGCGAACTCCTCGCGGAACTCGTCCATCAGCTCCTGGCGCTTCGCGTCCGTGTCGTCGGCCTCCTGCAGTTCGTCGCGGTAGAGGATGTTGACCGCGCCGCGCGGGCCGAGCACCGCCATCTCCGAGCCCGGCCAGGCGTAGTTCACGTCCGACCCGAGGAACTTCGAGGACATGACGATGTAGGCGCCGCCGTAGGCCTTCCGGACGACCACCGACAGCAGCGGCACGGTCGCCTCGGCGTAGGCGTAGATGAGCTTCGCGCCCCGGCGGATGATCCCGTTGTGCTCCTGATCTGTCCCGGGCATGAACCCGGGCACGTCGACCAGCGAGACGATCGGGACGTTGAACGAGTCGCAGGTCCGGATAAAGCGTGCGGCCTTCTCCGAGGCGTCGATGTCCAGGGTCCCCGCGCTGACGCGTGGCTGGTTGGCGACGATCCCGACGACGCGCCCGTCCATGCGGGCGTAGCCTACGACGACGTTGCGCGCCCAGTTCTCGTGGACCTCGAAGAAGGAGTCCTCGTCGACCACGCGGTCGATGACCCGCGTCATGTCGTAGGGCTTGCGCGGGGCCTCCGGCACGATGTCCGTGATCCCGTCGAGTTCCCGGTCGGGGTCATCCCACGACGCCACGCGCGGCGGGTCCTCCATGTTGTTCTGCGGGAGGTACGAGAGCAGGCGCCGGATGTCGTCCAGCGCCGCCTCCTCGTCCTCGCAGGCGAAGTGGGCGACGCCCGACTTCGTGGAGTGGGAGCCGGCGCCGCCGAGTTCCTCCTTCGAGACCTGCTCGCCGGTGACCGTCTCGATCACGTCCGGCCCGGTGATGAACATGTGGGAGGTGTCCTGGACCATGAACGTGAAGTCGGTCAGCGCCGGCGAGTAGGTCGCGCCGCCCGCGCAGGGCCCCATGATCGCCGAGATCTGGGGGATCATCCCCGACGCCTTGGTGTTGCGCTGGAAGATCTTGGCGAACCCGACCAGCGAGTCGACGCCCTCCTGGATGCGCGCGCCGCCGGAGTCGTTGAGCCCTATCACGGGGACGCCGGCGTCGACCGCCCGGTCCATCACCTTGCAGATCTTGTCGGCGACGACCTCGCCGACCGAACCGCCGAGGACGGTGAAGTCGTGGGCGAAGACGAACACCTTCCGGCCGTTCACGTCGCCGTAGCCCGTCACCACGGCGTCGCCGGGGAACTCCTTCTCGTCCATCCCGAACGACGTGGCGCGGTGCTCGACGAACGGGTCGATCTCGGTGAACGTGCCGTCGTCGAGCAGGTACTCCACGCGCTCGTGGGCGGTCATCTTGCCCCGCGAGTGCTGGCGCTCGATGCGGTCCTCGCCGCCGCCGACCCGGGACTCCTCGCGGCGCCGCCGGAGCTCCTCCAGGGCAGTCTCCTCGTCGGTGTTGTCGGCCTCCCCGCCAGTGCCGTCCGGTTTCTCGGCTGTGCCGTCCGATGCGTCCGAACCTGTCGCGTCCTCGCTCGCTTCTTCGCTCATCTCACCACTCCATGCCGCCGTTGACACCGATCACCTGGCCGGTCATGTAGCTGGACTCCTCGCTGGCGACGAAGGAGACGATCCCGCAGATGTCCTCGACGGTGGCGAACCGGTCGAGGGGGATCTCCCGCAGGATCTTCTCCTGGACGCGCTCGGGCACCTCCTCCAGCATGTCCGTCTCGACGAACCCCGGCGCGATGCAGTTGGCGGTCGAGCCGGAGGAGGCCATCTCAAGTGCGAGCGTCCGGGTGAACCCGAACAGCCCCGACTTCGTCGTCGCGTAGTTGGCCTGCCCGTAGTTGCCCTGCTGGCCGACGACCGACGAGATGTTGATGAGCCGGCCGTGCCGGCTCTCCTTGATGTCGTCGAAGAACGTCTTGGTGCAGTTGTAGACGCCGCCGAGGTTCACGTCGATGACGGCGTCCCAGTCATCGCGGGTCATGTGCTCGAACTTCTTATCGACGGTGATCCCGGCGTTGTTGACGAGCACGTCGACCGGCCCGAAGGCGTCGACGACCTCCTCGCGCATCGCCTGGACCTCGTCAAAGTCCGACACGTCGGCCTGTGCGGCGATCGCCGTGCCCCCCGCTTCCTCGATGGACTCGACGACCGCCTCGGCCTCCGCCGCCGACGAGCGGTAGTTGACCACCACGTCCGCGCCGCGGTCGGCGAGGTCCTCGGCGATCCCCCGTCCGATGCCGCGGGAACTCCCCGTGACCAGACAGGTCTGCCCGTCCAGGTTCACGGCCCCGACCTCCGTTCGCGACGGTCCCGATTCATGTCATACAGTGGCCCCCGGAGACGGGTTAATAGTTCCCCTTGCGAAGGTTACATAACTCGCCAGTGGTGTCCCGCGGCTGTCCCGACGGAACCGCGCGCCTCACGGGCGCTCCGGCGATCGGAGACCCGTCGGCGAGTTCGAAAGCCCGAAATCTGTCACGTTCGGTACCTTCGTGGGCATCTCGGGGACCGACAGTGAACTTCGGGCCACGCCGAGGAGGCGTCCGGCGCTCCGGAAACGACGCCGGCGCTAGAAGTGTTCGGCGACGAACTCGTCGTTGGGCGTCGCGCGGTCCCAGTAGTGTTCGAACAGGTCCCGCCCCCACTCCATCGCGCGGTCGTCCTCTGCGATCACCTCGGTCCGGGAGTCCCACTGGCCGTCGATAGTCGGCAGCGAGAGCATGATCTCCGAGTCGGTGACGCCGATGCCCACGTCGAGGTCGAGGACGCGCACGGGCGTCTCCGCCCACTGGTCGGCCTCTTCGGGCGAGTCGATCCGTTCGAGCGCGTCGAGGGCGACAGTCCTGTCGACGATCAGGCGCGCGTCGGTGGCGTCCGGCATGACGGACTCGTACTCGGCCTGATAGATCGGCGTCACGATGTCCACGTCCGTCCCGGCCCGTTCGACCCGGTCGCAGACCTCCCTGACGACGGCGTGGGGGTCGGAGTCGGGCGCGCGGACCACCTCGGCGTCGGCGAGCTCGGTCAGCCGGAGCCGGAACCGCCGCGGGAGCGCGGCCACGTCGTGCTCGCGCCAGTAGTCGTCGGCGAGCAGCCGACAGAGGTTGCCCTGCTGTTCGAGCAGGTCCGCGACCAGTTGCCCGCTCCCCGTCGCCGCCCACCCGGCCTCCAGCGAGCGCACCAGCCCCTTGCGTTCGAGGTCGCCGACGGCGTTGTACACCGCCGACTCGCTCGCCTCGACCGCGTCGATGAGCTCCCCGATCGACCGACCCTCGGCGACGACGGCGAGCAACACGTCCGTCCGAACCGACGAGCCGAGCACGTACTCGACGATGGAGTCGGAACTCACGTCGCTCCCCCCGGAAACCGCCGAACTGCGCTACGATGCGGCCCCATTATCGAATTCCATACCATTCGGAATTAC from Halosimplex halophilum includes:
- a CDS encoding helix-turn-helix transcriptional regulator, with translation MSSDSIVEYVLGSSVRTDVLLAVVAEGRSIGELIDAVEASESAVYNAVGDLERKGLVRSLEAGWAATGSGQLVADLLEQQGNLCRLLADDYWREHDVAALPRRFRLRLTELADAEVVRAPDSDPHAVVREVCDRVERAGTDVDIVTPIYQAEYESVMPDATDARLIVDRTVALDALERIDSPEEADQWAETPVRVLDLDVGIGVTDSEIMLSLPTIDGQWDSRTEVIAEDDRAMEWGRDLFEHYWDRATPNDEFVAEHF
- the fabG gene encoding 3-oxoacyl-[acyl-carrier-protein] reductase, which gives rise to MNLDGQTCLVTGSSRGIGRGIAEDLADRGADVVVNYRSSAAEAEAVVESIEEAGGTAIAAQADVSDFDEVQAMREEVVDAFGPVDVLVNNAGITVDKKFEHMTRDDWDAVIDVNLGGVYNCTKTFFDDIKESRHGRLINISSVVGQQGNYGQANYATTKSGLFGFTRTLALEMASSGSTANCIAPGFVETDMLEEVPERVQEKILREIPLDRFATVEDICGIVSFVASEESSYMTGQVIGVNGGMEW
- a CDS encoding acyl-CoA carboxylase subunit beta; amino-acid sequence: MSEEASEDATGSDASDGTAEKPDGTGGEADNTDEETALEELRRRREESRVGGGEDRIERQHSRGKMTAHERVEYLLDDGTFTEIDPFVEHRATSFGMDEKEFPGDAVVTGYGDVNGRKVFVFAHDFTVLGGSVGEVVADKICKVMDRAVDAGVPVIGLNDSGGARIQEGVDSLVGFAKIFQRNTKASGMIPQISAIMGPCAGGATYSPALTDFTFMVQDTSHMFITGPDVIETVTGEQVSKEELGGAGSHSTKSGVAHFACEDEEAALDDIRRLLSYLPQNNMEDPPRVASWDDPDRELDGITDIVPEAPRKPYDMTRVIDRVVDEDSFFEVHENWARNVVVGYARMDGRVVGIVANQPRVSAGTLDIDASEKAARFIRTCDSFNVPIVSLVDVPGFMPGTDQEHNGIIRRGAKLIYAYAEATVPLLSVVVRKAYGGAYIVMSSKFLGSDVNYAWPGSEMAVLGPRGAVNILYRDELQEADDTDAKRQELMDEFREEFAHPYGPARRGYLDDVIEPKDTRKRLISDLEMLERKREDSPPKDHGNIPL